One stretch of Heptranchias perlo isolate sHepPer1 unplaced genomic scaffold, sHepPer1.hap1 HAP1_SCAFFOLD_1113, whole genome shotgun sequence DNA includes these proteins:
- the nif3l1 gene encoding NIF3-like protein 1 — protein MLLRRVRLLRRPLGLGPSPRPLMELSSVVSALDRLAPPSLAASWDNVGLLVEPSAPHVVRTLLLTNDLTEEVMEEALGLPAQFILAYHPPLFRPLRRVTMATWKERLIVRALENRVAIYSPHTAFDALPDGVNDWLARGLGDCSTIPLTTSTSDSFPTPASRRLDVTVPASFDSASLLARFRAMDGISVVTATVSSGVRLSLSCSEKALVEAVRMLREFEELYRTLEIVELQKPPLPDTGMGRFCTLREASSIRTLVERVKDHLGLPHLRLALGAGSTLDSMVTTAAVCAGSGASVVRDVKADLYLTGEMSHHEVLDAVAAGTTVILCEHSNSERGFLTELRDLLALRLSGLVAVCRSTADRDPLAVI, from the exons ATGCTGCTCCGGAGAGTCCGTCTGCTCCGCCGACCCCTGGGACTGGGACCGAGCCCCCGACCCCTGATGGAGCTGTCGTCTGTCGTCTCCGCCCTCGACCGGCTGGCGCCCCCGTCTCTGGCCGCCAGCTGGGACAACGTGGGCCTGCTGGTGGAGCCCAGCGCCCCTCATGTCGTCCGCACCCTGCTGCTGACCAACGACCTGacggaggaggtgatggaggaggCGCTCGGCCTCCCGGCCCAGTTCATCTTGGCGTACCATCCCCCGCTTTTCCGCCCCCTCCGACGGGTCACCATGGCGACCTGGAAGGAGCGGCTAATTGTCCGGGCACTGGAGAATCGGGTGGCCATTTACTCCCCGCATACAGCGTTCGATGCCCTGCCTGACGGGGTAAATGACTGGCTGGCAAGGGGGCTCG gcgACTGTTCAACCATCCCTCTCACGACCTCCACGAGTGACTCCTTCCCGACCCCTGCCTCCCGTCGGCTGGACGTGACTGTACCAGCCTCCTTCGACTCTGCCTCACTGTTGGCCCGGTTCCGGGCGATGGACGGGATCAGCGTCGTCACGGCTACCGTCAG TTCCGGCGTCCGGCTGTCGCTCAGCTGTTCGGAGAAGGCCCTCGTCGAGGCCGTGAGGATGCTCCGGGAGTTCGAGGAGCTGTACCGGACCTTGGAGATCGTCGAGCTGCagaag CCCCCGCTCCCAGACACCGGAATGGGCCGCTTCTGCACCCTGAGGGAGGCGTCCTCCATCCGAACCCTCGTCGAGCGAGTCAAGGATCACCTCGGGCTGCCCCACCTCCGCCTGGCGCTGGGGGCCGGCAGCACGCTGG ACTCGATGGTGACGACGGCCGCAGTCTGCGCTGGATCGGGGGCCAGCGTCGTCCGGGACGTCAAGGCCGACCTGTACCTCACCG GGGAGATGTCCCATCACGAGGTGCTGGACGCGGTCGCTGCCGGGACGACGGTGATCCTCTGCGAGCACAGCAACTCggagcgtgggttcctgaccgagCTGCGCGACCTCCTCGCCCTCCGCCTCAGCGGCCTCGTCGCGGTCTGCCGGTCGACGGCCGACCGCGACCCCCTCGCCGTGATCtga